A single genomic interval of Cyanobacteriota bacterium harbors:
- a CDS encoding gamma-glutamylcyclotransferase, with the protein MTSCPLLITNSPGMIRVFVYGTLKPGERYYPHYCADKVIAVRPAIAYGNLYALPMGYPAMTIGHRSVQGYVLTFADESIFNALDELEGYNASAPAADNEYDRCLIEAFTPDRH; encoded by the coding sequence ATGACCTCTTGCCCGTTACTGATTACAAATTCCCCAGGCATGATTCGAGTGTTTGTCTATGGCACCCTCAAACCAGGAGAACGCTACTACCCCCACTATTGTGCAGATAAGGTGATAGCAGTTAGACCTGCGATCGCTTACGGTAACCTGTATGCCCTACCCATGGGGTACCCTGCTATGACCATTGGCCACAGGTCAGTTCAAGGCTATGTGTTAACGTTTGCAGATGAGAGTATTTTTAACGCTCTTGATGAACTAGAAGGCTACAATGCCAGCGCACCAGCCGCTGATAATGAGTACGATCGCTGCTTAATTGAAGCCTTTACCCCTGATCGTCAC